The following proteins are co-located in the Tenrec ecaudatus isolate mTenEca1 chromosome 11, mTenEca1.hap1, whole genome shotgun sequence genome:
- the PCDH8 gene encoding protocadherin-8 isoform X2: MSPRKRGGSPCLFPLQLFSLCWVLSVAQSKTVRYSTFEEDAPGTVIGTLAEDLHMKVSGDTSFRLMKQFNSSLIRVREGDGQLTVGDAGLDRERLCGRAPQCVLAFDVVSFSQEQFRLVHVEVEVRDVNDHAPRFPRAQVPVEVSEGAAVGTRIPLEVPVDEDVGANGLQSVRLAEPHSPFRVELQTRADGAPCADLVLLQELDRESQATYSLELVAQDGGRPPRSATAALSVRVLDANDHSPAFPQGAVAEVELAEDAPVGSLLLDLDAADPDEGPNGDVLFSFGARTPPEARRLFRLDPRSGRLTLAGPVDYERQDTYELDVRAQDRGPGPRAATCKVIVRIRDVNDNAPDIAITPLAAPGAPATSPFAAAAAAAALGGTDMTSSAGSGTPEAGATSLVPEGAARESLVALVSTSDRDSGANGQVRCALYGHEHFRLQPAYAGSYLVVTAASLDRERIAEYNLTLVAEDRGAPPLRTVRPYTVRVGDENDNAPLFTRPVYEVSVRENNPPGAYLATVVARDPDLGRNGQVTYRLLEAEVGRSGDAVSTYVSVDPATGAIYALRSFDYEALRQLDVRIQASDGGSPQLSSSALVQVRVLDQNDHAPVLVHPAPANGSLEVAVPGHTAKDSAVARIQARDADEGANGELAFELLQQEPREAFSIGRRTGEIVLTGDLSQEPPGRVFRALLVVSDGGRPPLSTSATVSFLVTAGGGRGPEGPASAGGTERSRPAGSRLGASGPALQWDTPLIVIIVLAGSCTLLLAAIIAIATTCNRRKKEPYGASPGFGKESAPPVAVWKGHSFNTISGREAEKFSGKDSGKGDSDFNDSDSDISGDALKKDLINHMQSGLWACTAECKILGHSDRCWSPSCGGPNAPAAIHPPAQMSTFCKSTSLPRDPLRRDNYYQAQLPKTVGLQSVYEKVLHRDYDRTATLLSPPRPGRLPDLQEISVPLYQSPPGRYLSPKKGADENV, from the exons ATGAGTCCTAGGAAGCGCGGGGGCAGCCCTTGCCTTTTCCCCTTGCAGCTGTTCAGTCTCTGCTGGGTGCTCTCAGTGGCCCAGAGCAAGACAGTGAGATACAGCACCTTCGAGGAGGACGCTCCCGGTACGGTCATCGGGACGCTGGCAGAAGACCTGCATATGAAAGTATCCGGAGACACAAGCTTCCGCCTGATGAAGCAGTTCAACAGCTCGCTGATTCGGGTACGAGAGGGCGACGGGCAGCTGACCGTCGGGGACGCGGGCCTGGACCGCGAGAGGCTGTGCGGCCGGGCCCCGCAGTGCGTGCTGGCCTTCGACGTGGTCAGCTTCTCGCAGGAGCAGTTCCGACTGGTGcacgtggaggtggaggtgagggaCGTCAACGACCACGCGCCGCGCTTTCCCCGGGCCCAGGTGCCCGTGGAGGTGTCCGAGGGCGCGGCCGTGGGCACGCGCATCCCCCTGGAGGTGCCGGTGGACGAGGACGTGGGCGCCAACGGCCTGCAGAGCGTGCGCCTGGCCGAGCCGCACAGTCCGTTCCGCGTGGAGCTGCAGACGCGCGCGGACGGCGCCCCGTGCGCCGACCTGGTGCTCCTGCAGGAGCTGGACCGCGAGAGCCAGGCCACCTACAGCCTAGAGCTGGTGGCCCAGGACGGGGGCCGCCCGCCCCGCTCGGCCACCGCCGCCCTCAGCGTGCGAGTGCTGGACGCCAACGACCACAGCCCGGCCTTCCCGCAGGGCGCCGTGGCCGAGGTGGAGCTGGCGGAGGACGCGCCCGTGGGCTCGCTGCTGCTCGACCTGGACGCCGCCGACCCCGACGAGGGCCCCAACGGCGACGTGCTCTTCTCCTTCGGCGCCCGCACCCCGCCCGAGGCGCGCCGCCTCTTCCGCCTCGACCCGCGCTCGGGCCGCCTCACGCTGGCGGGGCCCGTGGACTACGAGCGCCAGGACACCTACGAGCTGGACGTGCGGGCGCAGGACCGCGGCCCGGGGCCCCGCGCCGCCACCTGCAAGGTCATCGTGCGCATCCGCGACGTCAACGACAACGCGCCCGACATCGCCATCACCCCGCTGGCCGCCCCCGGGGCGCCCGCCACCTCGCCCTTCGCGGCCGCCGCGGCCGCCGCAGCTCTCGGGGGCACGGATATGACCTCGTCCGCGGGCTCCGGGACTCCGGAGGCCGGCGCCACCTCTCTGGTGCCGGAGGGGGCGGCGCGAGAGAGCCTGGTGGCTCTGGTCAGCACCTCGGACAGGGACTCCGGCGCCAACGGACAGGTGCGCTGCGCCCTCTACGGGCACGAGCACTTCCGCCTGCAGCCGGCCTACGCGGGCAGCTACCTAGTGGTGACCGCCGCGTCCCTAGACCGCGAACGCATCGCTGAGTACAACCTGACGCTGGTGGCCGAGGACCGTGGCGCGCCCCCTCTGCGCACCGTGCGACCCTACACGGTGCGCGTGGGCGACGAGAATGACAACGCTCCACTCTTCACTCGGCCTGTCTACGAGGTGTCCGTGCGTGAAAACAACCCGCCCGGCGCCTACCTGGCCACCGTGGTAGCCCGGGACCCAGACCTGGGCCGCAATGGCCAGGTCACCTACAGGCTGCTGGAAGCCGAGGTGGGCCGCTCCGGGGACGCTGTGTCCACCTACGTCTCCGTGGACCCCGCCACCGGGGCCATCTACGCTCTGCGCAGCTTCGACTACGAGGCGCTGCGCCAGCTCGACGTGCGCATCCAGGCCAGCGACGGCGGCTCCCCGCAGCTCTCCAGCAGCGCCCTGGTGCAGGTGCGGGTGCTGGATCAAAACGACCACGCACCGGTTCTGGTGCACCCCGCGCCCGCCAACGGCTCCCTGGAAGTTGCCGTGCCCGGACACACGGCCAAGGACTCGGCCGTGGCTCGCATACAGGCCCGGGACGCCGACGAAGGCGCCAACGGGGAGCTGGCTTTCGAGCTGCTGCAGCAGGAGCCGCGCGAAGCCTTCTCCATCGGCCGCCGCACGGGGGAGATCGTGCTCACCGGCGACCTCTCGCAGGAGCCGCCAGGCCGCGTGTTCAGGGCGCTGCTGGTCGTGTCCGACGGTGGCCGACCCCCTCTCTCCACCAGCGCCACCGTCAGTTTCCTGGTAACAGCCGGCGGCGGGCGCGGGCCCGAGGGACCTGCCAGTGCCGGGGGCACAGAGCGCTCCCGCCCCGCCGGCTCTCGGCTCGGGGCGTCGGGGCCGGCGCTGCAGTGGGACACGCCGCTGATCGTCATCATCGTGCTGGCCGGGAGCTGCACGCTGCTGCTGGCCGCCATCATCGCCATCGCCACCACCTGCAACCGCCGCAAGAAGGAG CCCTATGGTGCGTCCCCTGGCTTTGGGAAGGAGTCGGCGCCTCCTGTGGCTGTCTGGAAGGGACACTCCTTCAACACCATCTCTGGGCGAGAGGCGGAGAAATTCAGCGGCAAAGACAGCGGCAAAGGGGACAGTGATTTCAATGACAGCGATTCTGACATCAGCGGGGACGCTTTGAAAAAGGATCTCATCAACCACATGCAGAGCG GACTGTGGGCCTGTACTGCGGAGTGTAAGATCCTGGGCCACTCCGACCGGTGCTGGAGCCCCTCATGCGGGGGGCCCAACGCGCCTGCCGCCATTCACCCACCCGCGCAGATGTCCACCTTCTGTAAGAGCACCTCCCTGCCTCGGGATCCCCTGCGCAGGGATAACTACTACCAGGCCCAGCTCCCCAAGACCGTGGGGCTGCAGAGCGTCTATGAGAAAGTACTGCACAGAGACTATGACAGGAcagccactctgctctccccgccccgccccgggaGGCTCCCGGACCTGCAGGAGATTAGTGTGCCACTTTACCAGTCCCCCCCTGGAAGGTACCTGTCCCCAAAGAAGGGGGCCGATGAAAATGTGTaa
- the PCDH8 gene encoding protocadherin-8 isoform X1, translated as MSPRKRGGSPCLFPLQLFSLCWVLSVAQSKTVRYSTFEEDAPGTVIGTLAEDLHMKVSGDTSFRLMKQFNSSLIRVREGDGQLTVGDAGLDRERLCGRAPQCVLAFDVVSFSQEQFRLVHVEVEVRDVNDHAPRFPRAQVPVEVSEGAAVGTRIPLEVPVDEDVGANGLQSVRLAEPHSPFRVELQTRADGAPCADLVLLQELDRESQATYSLELVAQDGGRPPRSATAALSVRVLDANDHSPAFPQGAVAEVELAEDAPVGSLLLDLDAADPDEGPNGDVLFSFGARTPPEARRLFRLDPRSGRLTLAGPVDYERQDTYELDVRAQDRGPGPRAATCKVIVRIRDVNDNAPDIAITPLAAPGAPATSPFAAAAAAAALGGTDMTSSAGSGTPEAGATSLVPEGAARESLVALVSTSDRDSGANGQVRCALYGHEHFRLQPAYAGSYLVVTAASLDRERIAEYNLTLVAEDRGAPPLRTVRPYTVRVGDENDNAPLFTRPVYEVSVRENNPPGAYLATVVARDPDLGRNGQVTYRLLEAEVGRSGDAVSTYVSVDPATGAIYALRSFDYEALRQLDVRIQASDGGSPQLSSSALVQVRVLDQNDHAPVLVHPAPANGSLEVAVPGHTAKDSAVARIQARDADEGANGELAFELLQQEPREAFSIGRRTGEIVLTGDLSQEPPGRVFRALLVVSDGGRPPLSTSATVSFLVTAGGGRGPEGPASAGGTERSRPAGSRLGASGPALQWDTPLIVIIVLAGSCTLLLAAIIAIATTCNRRKKEVRKGGALREERPGAAGGGASAPGSPEEAARGAGPRPNMFDVLTFPGSGKAPFGSPAADAPPPAVAAADMPGSEGGSATGESACHFEGQQRLRGAHAEPYGASPGFGKESAPPVAVWKGHSFNTISGREAEKFSGKDSGKGDSDFNDSDSDISGDALKKDLINHMQSGLWACTAECKILGHSDRCWSPSCGGPNAPAAIHPPAQMSTFCKSTSLPRDPLRRDNYYQAQLPKTVGLQSVYEKVLHRDYDRTATLLSPPRPGRLPDLQEISVPLYQSPPGRYLSPKKGADENV; from the exons ATGAGTCCTAGGAAGCGCGGGGGCAGCCCTTGCCTTTTCCCCTTGCAGCTGTTCAGTCTCTGCTGGGTGCTCTCAGTGGCCCAGAGCAAGACAGTGAGATACAGCACCTTCGAGGAGGACGCTCCCGGTACGGTCATCGGGACGCTGGCAGAAGACCTGCATATGAAAGTATCCGGAGACACAAGCTTCCGCCTGATGAAGCAGTTCAACAGCTCGCTGATTCGGGTACGAGAGGGCGACGGGCAGCTGACCGTCGGGGACGCGGGCCTGGACCGCGAGAGGCTGTGCGGCCGGGCCCCGCAGTGCGTGCTGGCCTTCGACGTGGTCAGCTTCTCGCAGGAGCAGTTCCGACTGGTGcacgtggaggtggaggtgagggaCGTCAACGACCACGCGCCGCGCTTTCCCCGGGCCCAGGTGCCCGTGGAGGTGTCCGAGGGCGCGGCCGTGGGCACGCGCATCCCCCTGGAGGTGCCGGTGGACGAGGACGTGGGCGCCAACGGCCTGCAGAGCGTGCGCCTGGCCGAGCCGCACAGTCCGTTCCGCGTGGAGCTGCAGACGCGCGCGGACGGCGCCCCGTGCGCCGACCTGGTGCTCCTGCAGGAGCTGGACCGCGAGAGCCAGGCCACCTACAGCCTAGAGCTGGTGGCCCAGGACGGGGGCCGCCCGCCCCGCTCGGCCACCGCCGCCCTCAGCGTGCGAGTGCTGGACGCCAACGACCACAGCCCGGCCTTCCCGCAGGGCGCCGTGGCCGAGGTGGAGCTGGCGGAGGACGCGCCCGTGGGCTCGCTGCTGCTCGACCTGGACGCCGCCGACCCCGACGAGGGCCCCAACGGCGACGTGCTCTTCTCCTTCGGCGCCCGCACCCCGCCCGAGGCGCGCCGCCTCTTCCGCCTCGACCCGCGCTCGGGCCGCCTCACGCTGGCGGGGCCCGTGGACTACGAGCGCCAGGACACCTACGAGCTGGACGTGCGGGCGCAGGACCGCGGCCCGGGGCCCCGCGCCGCCACCTGCAAGGTCATCGTGCGCATCCGCGACGTCAACGACAACGCGCCCGACATCGCCATCACCCCGCTGGCCGCCCCCGGGGCGCCCGCCACCTCGCCCTTCGCGGCCGCCGCGGCCGCCGCAGCTCTCGGGGGCACGGATATGACCTCGTCCGCGGGCTCCGGGACTCCGGAGGCCGGCGCCACCTCTCTGGTGCCGGAGGGGGCGGCGCGAGAGAGCCTGGTGGCTCTGGTCAGCACCTCGGACAGGGACTCCGGCGCCAACGGACAGGTGCGCTGCGCCCTCTACGGGCACGAGCACTTCCGCCTGCAGCCGGCCTACGCGGGCAGCTACCTAGTGGTGACCGCCGCGTCCCTAGACCGCGAACGCATCGCTGAGTACAACCTGACGCTGGTGGCCGAGGACCGTGGCGCGCCCCCTCTGCGCACCGTGCGACCCTACACGGTGCGCGTGGGCGACGAGAATGACAACGCTCCACTCTTCACTCGGCCTGTCTACGAGGTGTCCGTGCGTGAAAACAACCCGCCCGGCGCCTACCTGGCCACCGTGGTAGCCCGGGACCCAGACCTGGGCCGCAATGGCCAGGTCACCTACAGGCTGCTGGAAGCCGAGGTGGGCCGCTCCGGGGACGCTGTGTCCACCTACGTCTCCGTGGACCCCGCCACCGGGGCCATCTACGCTCTGCGCAGCTTCGACTACGAGGCGCTGCGCCAGCTCGACGTGCGCATCCAGGCCAGCGACGGCGGCTCCCCGCAGCTCTCCAGCAGCGCCCTGGTGCAGGTGCGGGTGCTGGATCAAAACGACCACGCACCGGTTCTGGTGCACCCCGCGCCCGCCAACGGCTCCCTGGAAGTTGCCGTGCCCGGACACACGGCCAAGGACTCGGCCGTGGCTCGCATACAGGCCCGGGACGCCGACGAAGGCGCCAACGGGGAGCTGGCTTTCGAGCTGCTGCAGCAGGAGCCGCGCGAAGCCTTCTCCATCGGCCGCCGCACGGGGGAGATCGTGCTCACCGGCGACCTCTCGCAGGAGCCGCCAGGCCGCGTGTTCAGGGCGCTGCTGGTCGTGTCCGACGGTGGCCGACCCCCTCTCTCCACCAGCGCCACCGTCAGTTTCCTGGTAACAGCCGGCGGCGGGCGCGGGCCCGAGGGACCTGCCAGTGCCGGGGGCACAGAGCGCTCCCGCCCCGCCGGCTCTCGGCTCGGGGCGTCGGGGCCGGCGCTGCAGTGGGACACGCCGCTGATCGTCATCATCGTGCTGGCCGGGAGCTGCACGCTGCTGCTGGCCGCCATCATCGCCATCGCCACCACCTGCAACCGCCGCAAGAAGGAGGTGCGCAAAGGGGGGGCCCTCCGGGAAGAGCGGCccggggcggcgggcggcggagcCTCGGCCCCCGGCTCCCCGGAGGAGGCCGCCCGGGGAGCTGGGCCCAGGCCCAACATGTTCGACGTGCTCACCTTCCCTGGCAGCGGCAAAGCGCCCTTTGGCAGCCCCGCGGCCGACGCGCCCCCGCCCGCGGTCGCCGCGGCCGACATGCCGGGCTCAGAGGGCGGCAGCGCCACGGGGGAAAGCGCCTGTCACTTCGAGGGGCAGCAGCGGCTCCGAGGCGCGCACGCCGAG CCCTATGGTGCGTCCCCTGGCTTTGGGAAGGAGTCGGCGCCTCCTGTGGCTGTCTGGAAGGGACACTCCTTCAACACCATCTCTGGGCGAGAGGCGGAGAAATTCAGCGGCAAAGACAGCGGCAAAGGGGACAGTGATTTCAATGACAGCGATTCTGACATCAGCGGGGACGCTTTGAAAAAGGATCTCATCAACCACATGCAGAGCG GACTGTGGGCCTGTACTGCGGAGTGTAAGATCCTGGGCCACTCCGACCGGTGCTGGAGCCCCTCATGCGGGGGGCCCAACGCGCCTGCCGCCATTCACCCACCCGCGCAGATGTCCACCTTCTGTAAGAGCACCTCCCTGCCTCGGGATCCCCTGCGCAGGGATAACTACTACCAGGCCCAGCTCCCCAAGACCGTGGGGCTGCAGAGCGTCTATGAGAAAGTACTGCACAGAGACTATGACAGGAcagccactctgctctccccgccccgccccgggaGGCTCCCGGACCTGCAGGAGATTAGTGTGCCACTTTACCAGTCCCCCCCTGGAAGGTACCTGTCCCCAAAGAAGGGGGCCGATGAAAATGTGTaa